A portion of the Anoplopoma fimbria isolate UVic2021 breed Golden Eagle Sablefish chromosome 15, Afim_UVic_2022, whole genome shotgun sequence genome contains these proteins:
- the arel1 gene encoding apoptosis-resistant E3 ubiquitin protein ligase 1 isoform X3 translates to MNLDDLAQFDSQLQLSLAGWGYYYEDYIRLSTGIKILQNSRGSRDQDYEIRLVHSLAVRRLNEKWTIAGALIFGCTVALCFLIRDLMFYVIGGITVSIIAFVFTIKFLCELAARVVSFLQNEDPGRRGDRSIYDYVRGNYLDPRSCKVSWDWKEPQEVGQTMSFRVQLFYKNGQPFPAHRPVGLRVNITHIELALDIPVTQEVLQEPESNVVKMAFTVRKAGRYEVAVKLGGLNVAYSPYYKIFQPGTVVPSKTKIAYHFSTLVLTNGQQHTLQIEPRDEYGNPTSNSTSLTDEANYSVHVHSLGTVDDDSSEDYYSKSVSLNKQQCQVLLKMTLRKTGCFRARISYQDQPLSNGEFDIIVLSENEKTCVEKNVSTPGISIYFEAYLYSNGNYSSSWQLPASSLLAPQRRPSMGEEEDEHDSPVEGQPEKVKKPKKVYCYISPKQLSVKEFYLKIIPWRLFTFRVCPGTKFTYFGPDPVHKNLTLVVDDGIQPPVELSCKDRNIMAATFIRFLHKNIGGSETFQDKVNFFQRELRHIHSKRPRTKTCLKITRHTILDSSLKATRNFSVSDWSKNFEVVFQDEEALDWGGPRREWFELVCKTLFDTSNQLFTRFSDNNQGLVHPNAERPPHLRLKMYEFAGRVVGKCLYESALGGAYKQLVRARFTRSFLAQIIGLRMNYKYFETDDQEFYKTKVCFILNNDVSEMDLVFAEEKYSKSGQLEKVVELISGGAQIAVNNENKMHYLNLLAQYRLASQVRDEVEHFLKGLNELVPENLLAIFDENELELLMCGTGDINVQDFKAHAVIVGGSWHFREKVMKWFWAVVSSFTQEELARLLQFTTGSSQLPPGGFNTLCPSFQIIAAPTHSTLPTAHTCFNQLCLPTYDSYEELHKMLKLAISEGSEGFGML, encoded by the exons ATGAATCTGGATGATCTGGCTCAGTTTGACAGTCAGCTGCAGCTGTCTCTAGCTGGCTGGGGATACTACTACGAAGACTACATTAGGTTATCTACGGGCATCAAGATCCTCCAGAACTCTAGGGGGAGTCGAGACCAGGACTACGAGATCCGGCTGGTGCACAGCCTTGCTGTGAGGCGTCTGAATGAGAAGTGGACAATTG CGGGTGCTCTCATATTTGGCTGTACTGTGGCGCTGTGCTTCTTGATAAGGGACCTGATGTTTTACGTGATTG GTGGAATTACTGTTTCCATCATAGCGTTTGTCTTCACCATCAAGTTCCTCTGTGAGCTTGCAGCGAGGGTTGTCAGCTTCCTGCAGAATGAGGATCCAGGGCGACGCGGGGACCGCAGCATCTACGACTATGTCCGAGGCAACTACCTCGACCCACGTTCCTGCAAGGTGTCTTGGGACTGGAAGGAACCACAGGAAGTGGGGCAGACCATGAGCTTCAGAGTCCAG CTGTTCTATAAGAATGGCCAGCCTTTTCCGGCCCACCGGCCTGTCGGGCTAAGGGTCAACATCACCCACATCGAATTGGCTCTGGACATCCCTGTTACACAGGAGGTTCTGCAAGAACCAGAGTCCAATGTAGTAAAAATGGCCTTCACTGTGCGTAAGGCCGGACGCTATGAGGTTGCTGTCAAGCTTGGTGGCCTCAATGTGGCCTACAGCCCTTATTACAAGATATTTCAGCCAG GTACGGTTGTTCCATCAAAAACCAAGATAGCCTACCATTTCTCCACCCTGGTGCTAACAAACGGCCAGCAGCACACTTTGCAGATTGAGCCCAGAGACGAGTATGGGAACCCCACCAGTAACTCCACATCTCTCACAGATGAAGCCAACTACAGTGTCCATGTGCACTCT CTGGGCACGGTGGACGATGACAGTAGTGAGGATTACTACAGTAAGTCAGTGTCACTCAATAAACAGCAGTGCCAGGTTCTGCTGAAAATGACTCTGAGGAAGACGGGCTGTTTCAGGGCCCGCATCTCCTACCAGGACCAGCCGCTCAGCAACGGGGAATTTGACATTATTGTTCTCAGTG AGAATGAGAAGACCTGTGTGGAGAAGAATGTGTCCACTCCAGGCATAAGTATCTACTTTGAGGCATACCTTTACAGCAATGGGAACTACAGTTCCTCATGGCAGTTACCAGCCTCCTCTTTACTGGCTCCCCAGAGGAGGCCCTCcatgggagaggaggaggacgagcaCGACTCTCCTGTGGAGGGACAACCTGAGAAGGTCAAGAAACCAAAAAAGGTCTACTGTTACATATCGCCAAAG CAACTATCCGTGAAGGAGTTCTACCTGAAAATTATCCCATGGCGCCTTTTCACCTTTCGAGTATGTCCCGGAACTAAA TTCACCTATTTTGGTCCTGACCCGGTTCACAAGAACCTAACTCTAGTGGTGGATGACGGGATACAGCCTCCTGTGGAGCTCAGCTGCAAAGACAGGAACATCATGGCTGCCACCTTCATTCGCTTCCTGCACAAGAACATTG GTGGATCTGAAACGTTCCAAGACAAGGTGAACTTCTTTCAACGTGAACTCAGGCACATTCACTCCAAGAGACCTCGCACCAAGACCTGCCTAAAAATCACTCGACACACTATTCTGGACTCA TCCCTGAAAGCTACAAGGAACTTCTCGGTGTCAGACTGGAGTAAGAACTTTGAGGTCGTGTTTCAGGATGAGGAAG ctctggACTGGGGGGGGCCTCGCAGGGAGTGGTTTGAGCTGGTCTGTAAGACCCTCTTTGACACCTCCAACCAACTGTTCACCCGCTTCAGCGACAACAACCAGGGCCTG GTGCACCCAAACGCTGAGCGGCCACCCCACCTGCGTCTAAAGATGTATGAGTTTGCAGGTCGCGTCGTAGGGAAGTGCCTGTATGAGTCCGCTCTGGGCGGGGCCTACAAACAGCTGGTCCGAGCTCGCTTTACACGGTCCTTCTTGGCCCAGATCATTGGCCTCAGGATGAACTACAAG TACTTTGAGACGGATGATCAGGAGTTCTACAAAACTAAAGTCTGCTTCATCCTAAACAATGACGTGAGTGAAATGGATTTGGTGTTTGCCGAGGAGAAGTACAGCAAGTCGGGACAGCTGGAGAAG GTGGTGGAGCTAATATCAGGGGGAGCTCAGATCGCTGTTAACAATGAAAACAAGATGCATTATCTCAACCTGCTGGCCCAGTACAGACTCGCCAGCCAGGTGAGAGATGAGGTGGAACACTTCCTGAAAG GCTTGAACGAACTGGTTCCAGAAAACCTGCTAGCCATATTTGATGAGAATGAATTGGAG CTGTTGATGTGTGGCACCGGCGATATAAACGTGCAGGACTTCAAGGCCCACGCTGTGATTGTCGGAGGATCGTGGCACTTCAGAGAGAAA GTGATGAAGTGGTTCTGGGCCGTGGTTTCCAGCTTCACCCAGGAAGAGTTGGCGCGTCTGCTACAGTTCACCACCGGCTCCTCTCAGCTGCCCCCCGGGGGATTCAACACCCTCTGCCCCTCCTTCCAGATCATCGCTGCCCCCACACACAGCACCTTGCCCACTGCACACACCTG TTTTAACCAGCTGTGCCTCCCAACGTACGACTCCTATGAAGAACTGCACAAAATGTTGAAGCTGGCCATCAGTGAGGGCAGTGAGGGCTTCGGCATGCTCTGA
- the vash1 gene encoding tubulinyl-Tyr carboxypeptidase 1, giving the protein MLRAIVGSVEQRDEEQEDEGEEELRDGGVPFYVNRGGLPVDEETWERMWRHVARINPNGEALGKEIRAATDHPKIPMPSVPTYQPTTAIPQRLEAIQKYIRELQYNHTGTQFFEIKKSRPLTALMDIAKEMTREALPIKCLEAVILGIYLTNNMPGVERFPLSFQSQFSGNHFHHIVLGVHIGGRFGALGISRREDLMFKPLEFRTLMDLVQEFEGAYRGYWHTLRKVRIGQYVSHDAHSVEQIEWKHSILEVDKLTKEELRKELERHTRDMRLKIGKPAPPSPTKDRRNSMGSPLRGPSSPIRRISRVERRPSGEKKVLEQKSAADMNGYQIRV; this is encoded by the exons atgctGAGGGCCATCGTGGGATCGGTGGAGCAGAGggatgaggagcaggaggatgaAGGCGAAGAAGAGCTGAGGGACGGAGGAGTGCCTTTCTATGTGAACAGGGGAGGCCTCCCGGTGGATGAGGAGACTTGGGAGAGGATGTGGCGCCATGTGGCTCGAATAAACCCCAATGGAGAAGCTCTGGGGAAGGAGATCCGGGCTGCCACTGACCATCCCAAG ATTCCGATGCCGAGTGTGCCTACATACCAACCTACCACCGCTATCCCACAGCGCCTGGAAGCCATACAGAAATACATCAGGGAATTGCA GTACAATCACACTGGAACACAGTTTTTTGAAATTAAGAAGAGCCGGCCTCTTACAGC GTTGATGGACATTGCTAAGGAGATGACGCGGGAGGCCCTTCCAATCAAATGCCTGGAGGCGGTGATCCTGGGGAT TTACCTCACCAACAACATGCCCGGTGTGGAGCGCTTCCCCCTCAGCTTTCAGTCTCAGTTCTCAGGGAACCACTTCCACCACATCGTGCTGGGAGTTCACATCGGAGGGCGCTTCGGTGCGCTGGGCATCAGCCGGAGGGAGGACCTCATGTTCAAGCCCCTGGAGTTCCGGACACTGATGGACTTGGTGCAGGAATTCGAGGGGGCCTACAGGGGCTATTGGCACACCCTGCGCAAGGTCAGGATCGGCCAGTACGTGTCCCACGACGCTCACAGCGTGGAGCAGATTGAATGGAAACATTCCATACTAGAGGTAGACAAGCTGACCAAGGAGGAGCTGCGGAAGGAGCTGGAGAGACACACTCGAGACATGAGGCTGAAG ATAGGAAAGCCTGCACCACCCTCTCCCACCAAAGATAGGAGAAACAGCATGGGTTCACCCCTCAGAGGACCAAGCAGCCCCATACGCAGGATCAGCCGCGTTGAGAGACG TCCCTCTGGAGAGAAGAAGGTCTTGGAGCAAAAATCGGCTGCAGACATGAATGGATACCAGATTCGTGTCTGA
- the fcf1 gene encoding rRNA-processing protein FCF1 homolog, producing the protein MGKQKTKKFAAMKRMINLKDNRIKEKDRSKAKEKKKKDPSALKEREVTKYPSCLFFQYNTQLGPPYHVIVDTNFINFSIKAKLDIVQSMMDCLYAKCIPCITDCVMAEIEKLGMKYRVALRIAKDPRFERLPCTHKGTYADDCLVQRVTQHKCYILATVDRDLKRRIRKIPGVPIMYISNHRYNIERMPDDYGAPRF; encoded by the exons ATG GGGAAGCAGAAAACCAAGAAGTTTGCTGCAATGAAGCGAATGATCAATCTGAAAGATAATAGAAT AAAAGAGAAAGACCGGTCtaaagcaaaagagaaaaagaagaaagatccCTCAGCGCTTAAGGAGAGAGAAGT GACAAAGTACCCCTCATGCTTGTTCTTCCAGTACAATACTCAGCTTGGTCCACCATACCACGTTATAGTAGACACCAATTTCATCAACTTCTCCATCAAGGCCAAACTGGACATTGTTCAGTCTATGATGGACTGCCTGTATGCGAAAT GTATCCCATGTATCACAGACTGTGTGATGGCTGAGATTGAAAAGCTCGGAATGAAGTACAGAGTTGCACTCAG GATAGCCAAGGATCCGAGGTTTGAGCGCTTGCCGTGCACACACAAGGGGACATATGCCGATGACTGTTTAGTCCAAAGGGTCACACAG CATAAGTGTTACATCCTGGCTACTGTGGACAGAGATCTGAAGAGAAGAATCAGGAAGATCCCCGGTGTGCCCATCATGTACATCTCAAACCACAG gTACAATATTGAGCGGATGCCTGATGACTATGGTGCGCCAAGGTTTTAA
- the arel1 gene encoding apoptosis-resistant E3 ubiquitin protein ligase 1 isoform X1, producing MDRRFFLTFLFCSVSWIFFWEVRWKKGKESQIEEWLQGHSLSQYRHLFEDVQTLEELSLSVLSRLEEVVKEQQRWREIAEAHIQLLRDFAFQEWLCSQNLGHYYHTLKNLHCMNLDDLAQFDSQLQLSLAGWGYYYEDYIRLSTGIKILQNSRGSRDQDYEIRLVHSLAVRRLNEKWTIAGALIFGCTVALCFLIRDLMFYVIGGITVSIIAFVFTIKFLCELAARVVSFLQNEDPGRRGDRSIYDYVRGNYLDPRSCKVSWDWKEPQEVGQTMSFRVQLFYKNGQPFPAHRPVGLRVNITHIELALDIPVTQEVLQEPESNVVKMAFTVRKAGRYEVAVKLGGLNVAYSPYYKIFQPGTVVPSKTKIAYHFSTLVLTNGQQHTLQIEPRDEYGNPTSNSTSLTDEANYSVHVHSLGTVDDDSSEDYYSKSVSLNKQQCQVLLKMTLRKTGCFRARISYQDQPLSNGEFDIIVLSENEKTCVEKNVSTPGISIYFEAYLYSNGNYSSSWQLPASSLLAPQRRPSMGEEEDEHDSPVEGQPEKVKKPKKVYCYISPKQLSVKEFYLKIIPWRLFTFRVCPGTKFTYFGPDPVHKNLTLVVDDGIQPPVELSCKDRNIMAATFIRFLHKNIGGSETFQDKVNFFQRELRHIHSKRPRTKTCLKITRHTILDSSLKATRNFSVSDWSKNFEVVFQDEEALDWGGPRREWFELVCKTLFDTSNQLFTRFSDNNQGLVHPNAERPPHLRLKMYEFAGRVVGKCLYESALGGAYKQLVRARFTRSFLAQIIGLRMNYKYFETDDQEFYKTKVCFILNNDVSEMDLVFAEEKYSKSGQLEKVVELISGGAQIAVNNENKMHYLNLLAQYRLASQVRDEVEHFLKGLNELVPENLLAIFDENELELLMCGTGDINVQDFKAHAVIVGGSWHFREKVMKWFWAVVSSFTQEELARLLQFTTGSSQLPPGGFNTLCPSFQIIAAPTHSTLPTAHTCFNQLCLPTYDSYEELHKMLKLAISEGSEGFGML from the exons ATGGACCGCCGCTTCTTCCTGACCTTCCTCTTCTGCTCAGTGTCGTGGATCTTCTTCTGGGAAGTGCGctggaagaaaggaaaagaaagtcagattGAGGAATGGCTACAAGGACATAGCCTCTCTCAATACAGGCACCTTTTTGAAG ATGTACAGACACTGGAGGAACTGAGTCTGAGTGTACTGAGTCGTCTAGAAGAGGTGGTGAAGGAACAGCAGCGCTGGAGGGAAATTGCGGAGGCCCACATCCAGCTGCTCCGAGACTTTGCCTTCCAAGAGTGGCTTTGCTCCCAGAACCTGGGGCACTATTACCATAC ACTGAAGAACTTGCATTGTATGAATCTGGATGATCTGGCTCAGTTTGACAGTCAGCTGCAGCTGTCTCTAGCTGGCTGGGGATACTACTACGAAGACTACATTAGGTTATCTACGGGCATCAAGATCCTCCAGAACTCTAGGGGGAGTCGAGACCAGGACTACGAGATCCGGCTGGTGCACAGCCTTGCTGTGAGGCGTCTGAATGAGAAGTGGACAATTG CGGGTGCTCTCATATTTGGCTGTACTGTGGCGCTGTGCTTCTTGATAAGGGACCTGATGTTTTACGTGATTG GTGGAATTACTGTTTCCATCATAGCGTTTGTCTTCACCATCAAGTTCCTCTGTGAGCTTGCAGCGAGGGTTGTCAGCTTCCTGCAGAATGAGGATCCAGGGCGACGCGGGGACCGCAGCATCTACGACTATGTCCGAGGCAACTACCTCGACCCACGTTCCTGCAAGGTGTCTTGGGACTGGAAGGAACCACAGGAAGTGGGGCAGACCATGAGCTTCAGAGTCCAG CTGTTCTATAAGAATGGCCAGCCTTTTCCGGCCCACCGGCCTGTCGGGCTAAGGGTCAACATCACCCACATCGAATTGGCTCTGGACATCCCTGTTACACAGGAGGTTCTGCAAGAACCAGAGTCCAATGTAGTAAAAATGGCCTTCACTGTGCGTAAGGCCGGACGCTATGAGGTTGCTGTCAAGCTTGGTGGCCTCAATGTGGCCTACAGCCCTTATTACAAGATATTTCAGCCAG GTACGGTTGTTCCATCAAAAACCAAGATAGCCTACCATTTCTCCACCCTGGTGCTAACAAACGGCCAGCAGCACACTTTGCAGATTGAGCCCAGAGACGAGTATGGGAACCCCACCAGTAACTCCACATCTCTCACAGATGAAGCCAACTACAGTGTCCATGTGCACTCT CTGGGCACGGTGGACGATGACAGTAGTGAGGATTACTACAGTAAGTCAGTGTCACTCAATAAACAGCAGTGCCAGGTTCTGCTGAAAATGACTCTGAGGAAGACGGGCTGTTTCAGGGCCCGCATCTCCTACCAGGACCAGCCGCTCAGCAACGGGGAATTTGACATTATTGTTCTCAGTG AGAATGAGAAGACCTGTGTGGAGAAGAATGTGTCCACTCCAGGCATAAGTATCTACTTTGAGGCATACCTTTACAGCAATGGGAACTACAGTTCCTCATGGCAGTTACCAGCCTCCTCTTTACTGGCTCCCCAGAGGAGGCCCTCcatgggagaggaggaggacgagcaCGACTCTCCTGTGGAGGGACAACCTGAGAAGGTCAAGAAACCAAAAAAGGTCTACTGTTACATATCGCCAAAG CAACTATCCGTGAAGGAGTTCTACCTGAAAATTATCCCATGGCGCCTTTTCACCTTTCGAGTATGTCCCGGAACTAAA TTCACCTATTTTGGTCCTGACCCGGTTCACAAGAACCTAACTCTAGTGGTGGATGACGGGATACAGCCTCCTGTGGAGCTCAGCTGCAAAGACAGGAACATCATGGCTGCCACCTTCATTCGCTTCCTGCACAAGAACATTG GTGGATCTGAAACGTTCCAAGACAAGGTGAACTTCTTTCAACGTGAACTCAGGCACATTCACTCCAAGAGACCTCGCACCAAGACCTGCCTAAAAATCACTCGACACACTATTCTGGACTCA TCCCTGAAAGCTACAAGGAACTTCTCGGTGTCAGACTGGAGTAAGAACTTTGAGGTCGTGTTTCAGGATGAGGAAG ctctggACTGGGGGGGGCCTCGCAGGGAGTGGTTTGAGCTGGTCTGTAAGACCCTCTTTGACACCTCCAACCAACTGTTCACCCGCTTCAGCGACAACAACCAGGGCCTG GTGCACCCAAACGCTGAGCGGCCACCCCACCTGCGTCTAAAGATGTATGAGTTTGCAGGTCGCGTCGTAGGGAAGTGCCTGTATGAGTCCGCTCTGGGCGGGGCCTACAAACAGCTGGTCCGAGCTCGCTTTACACGGTCCTTCTTGGCCCAGATCATTGGCCTCAGGATGAACTACAAG TACTTTGAGACGGATGATCAGGAGTTCTACAAAACTAAAGTCTGCTTCATCCTAAACAATGACGTGAGTGAAATGGATTTGGTGTTTGCCGAGGAGAAGTACAGCAAGTCGGGACAGCTGGAGAAG GTGGTGGAGCTAATATCAGGGGGAGCTCAGATCGCTGTTAACAATGAAAACAAGATGCATTATCTCAACCTGCTGGCCCAGTACAGACTCGCCAGCCAGGTGAGAGATGAGGTGGAACACTTCCTGAAAG GCTTGAACGAACTGGTTCCAGAAAACCTGCTAGCCATATTTGATGAGAATGAATTGGAG CTGTTGATGTGTGGCACCGGCGATATAAACGTGCAGGACTTCAAGGCCCACGCTGTGATTGTCGGAGGATCGTGGCACTTCAGAGAGAAA GTGATGAAGTGGTTCTGGGCCGTGGTTTCCAGCTTCACCCAGGAAGAGTTGGCGCGTCTGCTACAGTTCACCACCGGCTCCTCTCAGCTGCCCCCCGGGGGATTCAACACCCTCTGCCCCTCCTTCCAGATCATCGCTGCCCCCACACACAGCACCTTGCCCACTGCACACACCTG TTTTAACCAGCTGTGCCTCCCAACGTACGACTCCTATGAAGAACTGCACAAAATGTTGAAGCTGGCCATCAGTGAGGGCAGTGAGGGCTTCGGCATGCTCTGA
- the arel1 gene encoding apoptosis-resistant E3 ubiquitin protein ligase 1 isoform X2 — protein sequence MPSRRRLKNLHCMNLDDLAQFDSQLQLSLAGWGYYYEDYIRLSTGIKILQNSRGSRDQDYEIRLVHSLAVRRLNEKWTIAGALIFGCTVALCFLIRDLMFYVIGGITVSIIAFVFTIKFLCELAARVVSFLQNEDPGRRGDRSIYDYVRGNYLDPRSCKVSWDWKEPQEVGQTMSFRVQLFYKNGQPFPAHRPVGLRVNITHIELALDIPVTQEVLQEPESNVVKMAFTVRKAGRYEVAVKLGGLNVAYSPYYKIFQPGTVVPSKTKIAYHFSTLVLTNGQQHTLQIEPRDEYGNPTSNSTSLTDEANYSVHVHSLGTVDDDSSEDYYSKSVSLNKQQCQVLLKMTLRKTGCFRARISYQDQPLSNGEFDIIVLSENEKTCVEKNVSTPGISIYFEAYLYSNGNYSSSWQLPASSLLAPQRRPSMGEEEDEHDSPVEGQPEKVKKPKKVYCYISPKQLSVKEFYLKIIPWRLFTFRVCPGTKFTYFGPDPVHKNLTLVVDDGIQPPVELSCKDRNIMAATFIRFLHKNIGGSETFQDKVNFFQRELRHIHSKRPRTKTCLKITRHTILDSSLKATRNFSVSDWSKNFEVVFQDEEALDWGGPRREWFELVCKTLFDTSNQLFTRFSDNNQGLVHPNAERPPHLRLKMYEFAGRVVGKCLYESALGGAYKQLVRARFTRSFLAQIIGLRMNYKYFETDDQEFYKTKVCFILNNDVSEMDLVFAEEKYSKSGQLEKVVELISGGAQIAVNNENKMHYLNLLAQYRLASQVRDEVEHFLKGLNELVPENLLAIFDENELELLMCGTGDINVQDFKAHAVIVGGSWHFREKVMKWFWAVVSSFTQEELARLLQFTTGSSQLPPGGFNTLCPSFQIIAAPTHSTLPTAHTCFNQLCLPTYDSYEELHKMLKLAISEGSEGFGML from the exons ATGCCCAGCAGACGAAG ACTGAAGAACTTGCATTGTATGAATCTGGATGATCTGGCTCAGTTTGACAGTCAGCTGCAGCTGTCTCTAGCTGGCTGGGGATACTACTACGAAGACTACATTAGGTTATCTACGGGCATCAAGATCCTCCAGAACTCTAGGGGGAGTCGAGACCAGGACTACGAGATCCGGCTGGTGCACAGCCTTGCTGTGAGGCGTCTGAATGAGAAGTGGACAATTG CGGGTGCTCTCATATTTGGCTGTACTGTGGCGCTGTGCTTCTTGATAAGGGACCTGATGTTTTACGTGATTG GTGGAATTACTGTTTCCATCATAGCGTTTGTCTTCACCATCAAGTTCCTCTGTGAGCTTGCAGCGAGGGTTGTCAGCTTCCTGCAGAATGAGGATCCAGGGCGACGCGGGGACCGCAGCATCTACGACTATGTCCGAGGCAACTACCTCGACCCACGTTCCTGCAAGGTGTCTTGGGACTGGAAGGAACCACAGGAAGTGGGGCAGACCATGAGCTTCAGAGTCCAG CTGTTCTATAAGAATGGCCAGCCTTTTCCGGCCCACCGGCCTGTCGGGCTAAGGGTCAACATCACCCACATCGAATTGGCTCTGGACATCCCTGTTACACAGGAGGTTCTGCAAGAACCAGAGTCCAATGTAGTAAAAATGGCCTTCACTGTGCGTAAGGCCGGACGCTATGAGGTTGCTGTCAAGCTTGGTGGCCTCAATGTGGCCTACAGCCCTTATTACAAGATATTTCAGCCAG GTACGGTTGTTCCATCAAAAACCAAGATAGCCTACCATTTCTCCACCCTGGTGCTAACAAACGGCCAGCAGCACACTTTGCAGATTGAGCCCAGAGACGAGTATGGGAACCCCACCAGTAACTCCACATCTCTCACAGATGAAGCCAACTACAGTGTCCATGTGCACTCT CTGGGCACGGTGGACGATGACAGTAGTGAGGATTACTACAGTAAGTCAGTGTCACTCAATAAACAGCAGTGCCAGGTTCTGCTGAAAATGACTCTGAGGAAGACGGGCTGTTTCAGGGCCCGCATCTCCTACCAGGACCAGCCGCTCAGCAACGGGGAATTTGACATTATTGTTCTCAGTG AGAATGAGAAGACCTGTGTGGAGAAGAATGTGTCCACTCCAGGCATAAGTATCTACTTTGAGGCATACCTTTACAGCAATGGGAACTACAGTTCCTCATGGCAGTTACCAGCCTCCTCTTTACTGGCTCCCCAGAGGAGGCCCTCcatgggagaggaggaggacgagcaCGACTCTCCTGTGGAGGGACAACCTGAGAAGGTCAAGAAACCAAAAAAGGTCTACTGTTACATATCGCCAAAG CAACTATCCGTGAAGGAGTTCTACCTGAAAATTATCCCATGGCGCCTTTTCACCTTTCGAGTATGTCCCGGAACTAAA TTCACCTATTTTGGTCCTGACCCGGTTCACAAGAACCTAACTCTAGTGGTGGATGACGGGATACAGCCTCCTGTGGAGCTCAGCTGCAAAGACAGGAACATCATGGCTGCCACCTTCATTCGCTTCCTGCACAAGAACATTG GTGGATCTGAAACGTTCCAAGACAAGGTGAACTTCTTTCAACGTGAACTCAGGCACATTCACTCCAAGAGACCTCGCACCAAGACCTGCCTAAAAATCACTCGACACACTATTCTGGACTCA TCCCTGAAAGCTACAAGGAACTTCTCGGTGTCAGACTGGAGTAAGAACTTTGAGGTCGTGTTTCAGGATGAGGAAG ctctggACTGGGGGGGGCCTCGCAGGGAGTGGTTTGAGCTGGTCTGTAAGACCCTCTTTGACACCTCCAACCAACTGTTCACCCGCTTCAGCGACAACAACCAGGGCCTG GTGCACCCAAACGCTGAGCGGCCACCCCACCTGCGTCTAAAGATGTATGAGTTTGCAGGTCGCGTCGTAGGGAAGTGCCTGTATGAGTCCGCTCTGGGCGGGGCCTACAAACAGCTGGTCCGAGCTCGCTTTACACGGTCCTTCTTGGCCCAGATCATTGGCCTCAGGATGAACTACAAG TACTTTGAGACGGATGATCAGGAGTTCTACAAAACTAAAGTCTGCTTCATCCTAAACAATGACGTGAGTGAAATGGATTTGGTGTTTGCCGAGGAGAAGTACAGCAAGTCGGGACAGCTGGAGAAG GTGGTGGAGCTAATATCAGGGGGAGCTCAGATCGCTGTTAACAATGAAAACAAGATGCATTATCTCAACCTGCTGGCCCAGTACAGACTCGCCAGCCAGGTGAGAGATGAGGTGGAACACTTCCTGAAAG GCTTGAACGAACTGGTTCCAGAAAACCTGCTAGCCATATTTGATGAGAATGAATTGGAG CTGTTGATGTGTGGCACCGGCGATATAAACGTGCAGGACTTCAAGGCCCACGCTGTGATTGTCGGAGGATCGTGGCACTTCAGAGAGAAA GTGATGAAGTGGTTCTGGGCCGTGGTTTCCAGCTTCACCCAGGAAGAGTTGGCGCGTCTGCTACAGTTCACCACCGGCTCCTCTCAGCTGCCCCCCGGGGGATTCAACACCCTCTGCCCCTCCTTCCAGATCATCGCTGCCCCCACACACAGCACCTTGCCCACTGCACACACCTG TTTTAACCAGCTGTGCCTCCCAACGTACGACTCCTATGAAGAACTGCACAAAATGTTGAAGCTGGCCATCAGTGAGGGCAGTGAGGGCTTCGGCATGCTCTGA